From one Pirellulales bacterium genomic stretch:
- a CDS encoding ATP-binding protein has protein sequence MSYNSFKRALGETSLERKCRFLFGFCLLVLIAGSFWWYGSRTEKLVYAQSPNNAQYLVDAVMLQRHWNAEGRDITQSSRDFINSTAKILQTHQEYQSRILIPDAANPENQPKTATEREVLDYFIHEVRPSDAALAGPPEWRDDRTSDKEYHYFQAVRLQKDCMRCHFSLSQHVVLGTAGLPAPPPPVPGDLMAVVEVTQPDAATQTALARNRAIFITTALVTVFMAMIASYVIVRYVIVKPLKHLRNVSDEVSRGNIDARAEIHTADEFEELGVAFNKMLRHLVAVQDELRSVNTNLDTKVDELAQANMRLYELNRLKSDFLATMSHELRTPLNSIIGFSDVLNSIKSLDEKQHRYVQNIQKSGRVLLDMINDILDLAKIESGKMELRLSEFRIEDAIAAQCDMARPLSERKNIDLEVEVEPNLPELFQDQGKVQQVLNNLLSNAIKFTPEGGRIVVSGHRERWSDRDQLAITVADTGVGIAEEDQVAIFEKFRQGKTALAGGDAMTREYSGTGLGLSIVKELCKLMGGEVSLASELGKGSTFTVRLPWIRADQPRMDSPLAENIDELLRPRRVELQRSLDRPVPAAPTIDSQS, from the coding sequence ATGTCGTACAACTCGTTCAAACGCGCGCTGGGTGAGACGAGTTTGGAGCGGAAGTGCCGTTTTCTATTCGGATTTTGCCTGCTGGTGCTGATTGCCGGCAGCTTCTGGTGGTACGGCAGCCGCACCGAAAAACTGGTCTACGCCCAAAGCCCAAATAATGCCCAATACCTCGTCGACGCGGTCATGCTGCAAAGGCATTGGAACGCCGAGGGGCGAGACATCACGCAGAGTTCCCGCGATTTCATCAATTCGACCGCGAAAATCCTGCAAACGCATCAAGAATATCAATCGCGGATTCTGATCCCCGATGCGGCGAATCCCGAAAACCAGCCCAAAACCGCCACCGAACGCGAGGTGCTCGACTACTTCATTCATGAAGTCCGCCCCAGCGACGCCGCCTTGGCCGGACCGCCAGAATGGCGCGACGATCGCACGTCGGACAAGGAATATCATTATTTTCAAGCGGTCCGGTTGCAGAAAGATTGCATGCGCTGCCACTTTTCATTGAGCCAGCATGTCGTGCTCGGAACGGCCGGGTTGCCGGCGCCGCCGCCGCCGGTTCCGGGCGATCTCATGGCCGTGGTCGAGGTGACGCAGCCCGATGCCGCAACGCAAACTGCGCTTGCCCGGAATCGGGCGATTTTCATCACCACGGCCCTGGTCACCGTTTTCATGGCCATGATCGCCTCGTATGTGATCGTGCGCTACGTGATCGTCAAGCCACTCAAGCACCTGCGCAACGTCAGCGATGAGGTGAGCCGCGGCAATATCGATGCCCGGGCGGAAATTCACACCGCCGATGAATTCGAGGAGCTAGGCGTCGCGTTCAATAAAATGCTTCGTCATCTCGTGGCCGTGCAAGACGAGCTGCGCAGCGTGAACACGAATCTCGACACGAAAGTCGACGAGTTGGCGCAGGCCAACATGCGGCTCTACGAATTGAACCGCCTGAAAAGCGATTTCCTGGCCACGATGAGCCACGAGCTGCGCACCCCGCTCAACAGCATCATCGGATTCAGCGATGTGCTCAATTCGATCAAATCGCTTGACGAAAAGCAGCATCGCTACGTGCAAAACATCCAGAAATCGGGCCGCGTGCTGCTCGACATGATCAACGACATCCTCGATCTGGCGAAAATCGAAAGCGGCAAGATGGAACTTCGCCTCAGCGAATTTCGCATCGAAGACGCGATCGCCGCGCAATGCGACATGGCCCGGCCGCTGTCGGAGCGGAAGAATATCGATCTCGAAGTCGAGGTTGAGCCCAATCTGCCAGAGTTGTTCCAAGACCAGGGCAAAGTGCAGCAGGTGCTGAACAACCTGCTCTCGAATGCGATCAAGTTCACGCCCGAGGGAGGGCGAATCGTTGTCAGCGGCCATCGCGAACGATGGAGCGATCGCGACCAACTGGCGATTACCGTTGCCGATACGGGCGTCGGGATCGCCGAAGAAGATCAGGTGGCGATCTTCGAAAAATTCCGTCAGGGCAAAACCGCTCTCGCCGGCGGCGACGCCATGACGCGCGAATATTCCGGCACCGGGCTCGGACTGTCGATCGTCAAGGAACTGTGCAAATTGATGGGCGGCGAAGTTTCGCTCGCCAGCGAATTGGGAAAGGGAAGCACGTTCACCGTGCGGCTGCCGTGGATTCGGGCCGATCAGCCCCGCATGGATTCGCCGCTGGCGGAAAACATCGACGAACTGCTCCGGCCGCGGCGGGTGGAATTGCAGCGTTCGCTGGATCGCCCCGTGCCGGCAGCCCCAACCATCGACTCGCAGTCTTAG
- the rnhA gene encoding ribonuclease HI, producing the protein MPDSPPSDSPALPQVLLYTDGACSGNPGPGGWAFILRHPASGKEMEQSGGEAVTTNNRMELLSVIRGLEALRRPSAVELFTDSEYVRQGLSQWMPKWKANGWRRKPSPYSKADGIKNLDLWKQLDELIAKHQIKYTRVAGHSGHPENDRCDELAVAAYQTYKR; encoded by the coding sequence ATGCCCGATTCCCCTCCAAGCGATTCCCCTGCGTTGCCGCAAGTGCTGCTCTACACCGACGGAGCATGCAGCGGCAACCCAGGGCCCGGCGGATGGGCGTTTATTCTTCGGCACCCGGCTTCCGGAAAAGAAATGGAGCAATCCGGCGGTGAGGCGGTCACGACGAACAACCGCATGGAGCTGCTCTCGGTAATCCGCGGCCTGGAGGCGCTGCGGCGGCCCTCGGCCGTCGAATTGTTTACCGATAGTGAATATGTTCGCCAGGGCTTAAGCCAGTGGATGCCCAAGTGGAAGGCGAACGGCTGGCGGCGGAAGCCCAGCCCGTATTCGAAGGCCGACGGTATCAAAAATCTCGATCTCTGGAAGCAACTCGATGAGTTGATCGCCAAACACCAAATTAAATACACTCGCGTTGCGGGCCATAGCGGCCACCCCGAAAACGATCGCTGCGATGAATTGGCCGTGGCCGCGTATCAAACGTACAAGAGATAG
- a CDS encoding ATP-binding protein, protein MSIVPQHASGQSGSLEEQVDMLKQQVAALKQQLAQAQKLTALGDLVGTTTHEFNNVLMTVINYSKIGLRQKDEPTRDKAFEKIFAAGTRAAKITTGILAFARNRSGSFEPTDLARVIDDSLLLLEREMSKYRVHVEKQIAAVPPAWANGNQIQQVLLNLLINARQAMPSGGQILVRLGFDPASQMLELFVRDSGSGMAPETLRRIFDPYFTTKSGPDATGKGGTGLGLSMCRDIIEAHQGRIRVESTPGRGTAFTLKLPAARPAAAVSGIAASATDPSSAARAQAERSAAGANKRDPANNA, encoded by the coding sequence ATGTCGATCGTTCCGCAACACGCGTCCGGCCAATCGGGCAGTTTGGAAGAGCAAGTCGACATGCTCAAGCAACAGGTGGCTGCGCTGAAGCAGCAGCTCGCGCAGGCCCAAAAGCTGACCGCGCTCGGCGACTTGGTCGGCACCACCACCCACGAATTCAACAATGTGCTGATGACGGTGATCAATTATTCGAAGATCGGCCTGCGGCAGAAAGACGAGCCGACGCGCGACAAAGCATTCGAAAAAATCTTCGCCGCCGGCACTCGCGCCGCCAAGATCACCACCGGCATCCTTGCCTTTGCCCGCAATCGTTCGGGTTCCTTCGAACCCACCGATCTGGCGCGCGTGATCGACGACTCGCTGCTGCTCTTGGAACGGGAGATGTCGAAGTATCGCGTGCACGTCGAGAAGCAGATCGCGGCGGTTCCGCCGGCGTGGGCCAACGGCAATCAGATTCAGCAAGTGCTGCTCAACCTGCTGATCAACGCACGGCAAGCAATGCCCAGCGGCGGCCAGATTCTCGTGCGCCTCGGCTTCGATCCGGCGAGCCAAATGCTGGAACTGTTCGTGCGCGATAGCGGCAGCGGCATGGCGCCCGAAACACTGCGGCGAATATTCGATCCCTATTTCACGACCAAATCAGGCCCCGACGCGACCGGCAAAGGAGGCACGGGCCTGGGCCTGTCGATGTGCCGCGACATCATCGAGGCCCACCAAGGCCGCATCCGCGTGGAAAGTACGCCCGGCCGCGGCACCGCGTTCACGCTAAAGCTTCCTGCCGCACGGCCGGCCGCCGCCGTCTCCGGAATCGCCGCTTCAGCAACCGATCCGTCGTCTGCGGCTCGCGCGCAAGCCGAGCGTTCGGCGGCGGGCGCGAACAAGCGCGACCCTGCGAACAACGCTTGA
- a CDS encoding phosphoribosylformylglycinamidine synthase subunit PurQ, translating to MAQPRILILRAPGTNCDGETAYAFSLARGRPELLHINRLLERPALLNDYQILCLPGGFSYGDDIASGRILANQLRRHLGEPLARFRESGKLILGICNGFQILIQSGLLLDDDPQFGPPATLAWNASGKFEDRWVRLRADNSKCVFLAGIERMYLPVAHGEGRLVVREAARLAEFERDGQLVLHYAGRGARGEGRGASEESRGAGGEGRGTNEGGQGARNEGRGASGCNVAYPDNPNGSTLDVAGLCDPSGRVFGLMPHPERYVDPTQHPRWTRGEAQTPGDGLRVFANAVAYFE from the coding sequence ATGGCCCAACCTCGAATTCTAATCCTCCGCGCCCCCGGCACGAATTGCGACGGCGAAACGGCCTACGCGTTTTCGCTCGCCCGCGGCCGGCCCGAGCTGTTGCACATCAATCGCCTGCTGGAGCGGCCGGCTTTATTGAACGACTACCAGATCCTGTGCCTTCCCGGCGGATTCAGCTACGGCGACGACATCGCCTCTGGCCGCATTCTCGCGAATCAACTCCGGCGGCACTTGGGCGAACCGCTGGCCCGCTTTCGGGAATCGGGCAAACTGATCCTCGGCATTTGCAACGGATTTCAAATTCTCATTCAAAGCGGGCTGTTGTTGGACGACGATCCTCAATTCGGCCCGCCCGCCACCTTGGCCTGGAACGCGTCCGGCAAGTTCGAAGATCGCTGGGTGCGGCTGCGGGCCGACAACTCGAAATGCGTGTTCCTCGCCGGCATCGAGCGGATGTATTTGCCGGTCGCCCACGGAGAGGGTCGGCTTGTCGTCCGCGAGGCCGCGCGATTGGCCGAGTTCGAGCGCGATGGCCAGCTCGTGTTGCACTATGCCGGAAGAGGGGCGAGGGGCGAGGGACGTGGGGCGAGTGAAGAAAGCCGAGGGGCGGGGGGCGAGGGACGAGGGACGAATGAAGGAGGGCAAGGGGCTAGGAACGAGGGGCGCGGGGCGAGCGGGTGCAACGTTGCTTATCCCGATAATCCGAACGGGTCGACACTGGATGTGGCCGGCCTTTGTGATCCTAGCGGTCGGGTGTTCGGGCTGATGCCGCATCCGGAACGCTATGTCGATCCGACGCAGCATCCGCGCTGGACCCGCGGCGAAGCTCAAACGCCCGGCGACGGCCTGCGCGTGTTCGCCAACGCGGTCGCTTATTTCGAATAG